Proteins encoded by one window of Halosolutus amylolyticus:
- a CDS encoding type II/IV secretion system ATPase subunit — translation MVDPHPSDASDPARSADDPDADGSSSTGTARGDSGGRFSSTIERGRRTIRRVVEVLQGSTIEVTSYDPATHGPLLEFDGPSEFDEIDRYWVDAPFSFVSIRDDPETNQYRYYTVEPTLREDEGALLETLLDDVRDPLLYREDGTDDVETLLLETIHEYLERYGAEIDMSTFYRLFYYVHRDFRGYGRLEPIMHDPHVEDVSCDGYDLPIFVYHDEYTDVETNVSFAKEDLDRFVVRLAQHSGRHISIGDPMVETTLPDGSRAELALGEEVTPRGSAFTVRKYADEPFTPVDLLEYGTFSVEQMAYLWLAIEHNKSLIFAGGTASGKTTSMNAISMFIPPRSKVLTIEDTRELELYHDNWLSSVTRERIHEGKDVTMYDLLRSALRHRPEYIVVGEVRGEEAMTLFQAMNTGHTTYSTMHADSVQTVINRLENEPINVPRSMVQSLDILSVQTLTRLEDGRVRRNKVLAEIEGIDQRTGELDYSTAYTWDGETDSFRGSGSHVLEAIRDERGWSQRELLTELEHRERFLEYLRENDIADYRRFTALVNEYYTDRDSVLEAIDADESDDRDGDRRVASGRRARTDDAPSNRNAGHIRDGDGAATERSSDGAATGGNGDGTLETG, via the coding sequence ATGGTAGACCCACACCCGTCAGACGCGAGCGACCCCGCTCGATCGGCCGACGATCCCGACGCGGACGGTTCCTCGTCCACCGGGACCGCGAGGGGCGACAGCGGAGGACGGTTCTCGTCGACGATCGAGCGGGGTCGCCGGACGATCCGACGCGTCGTCGAGGTCCTCCAGGGGTCGACCATCGAGGTCACGAGTTACGATCCGGCCACCCACGGCCCCCTGCTCGAGTTCGACGGCCCCTCGGAGTTCGACGAGATCGATCGCTACTGGGTCGACGCGCCGTTTTCGTTCGTCTCGATCCGGGACGATCCCGAGACGAACCAGTACCGGTACTACACCGTCGAACCGACGTTGCGCGAGGACGAGGGGGCCCTGCTCGAGACCCTGCTGGACGACGTCCGGGACCCCCTGCTGTACCGCGAGGACGGGACCGACGACGTCGAGACGCTGTTGCTGGAGACGATCCACGAGTACCTCGAGCGGTACGGTGCGGAGATCGATATGTCGACGTTCTACCGGCTGTTCTACTACGTGCATCGGGACTTCCGGGGGTACGGTCGACTCGAGCCGATCATGCACGATCCCCACGTCGAGGACGTCTCCTGTGACGGCTACGACCTCCCGATCTTCGTCTACCACGACGAGTACACCGACGTCGAGACGAACGTCTCCTTCGCGAAGGAGGACCTCGATCGGTTCGTCGTCCGGCTTGCCCAGCACTCGGGGCGGCACATCTCGATCGGCGATCCCATGGTCGAGACGACCCTGCCCGACGGCTCCCGTGCCGAACTCGCGCTCGGGGAGGAGGTGACCCCGCGGGGATCGGCCTTTACGGTCCGCAAGTACGCGGACGAGCCGTTCACGCCCGTCGATCTGCTGGAGTACGGCACCTTCAGCGTCGAACAGATGGCCTACCTCTGGCTCGCGATCGAACACAACAAGAGCCTCATCTTCGCCGGCGGCACGGCGTCGGGCAAGACCACGAGCATGAACGCCATTTCCATGTTCATCCCGCCCCGATCGAAGGTGCTGACGATCGAGGACACTCGCGAACTCGAACTCTACCACGACAACTGGCTCTCCTCGGTCACCCGGGAGCGCATCCACGAGGGAAAAGACGTCACGATGTACGACCTGCTCCGATCCGCGCTCAGGCACCGCCCCGAGTACATCGTCGTCGGCGAGGTCCGCGGCGAGGAGGCGATGACCCTCTTCCAGGCGATGAACACCGGCCACACGACCTACTCGACGATGCACGCCGACTCGGTCCAGACGGTCATCAATCGGCTGGAGAACGAGCCGATAAACGTCCCCCGATCGATGGTCCAGAGCCTCGACATCCTCTCCGTCCAGACGCTCACCCGGCTCGAGGACGGTCGCGTCCGTCGGAACAAGGTACTGGCCGAAATCGAAGGGATCGACCAGCGGACCGGCGAACTCGACTACTCCACCGCGTACACGTGGGACGGCGAGACCGACAGCTTCCGGGGCAGCGGCAGTCACGTCCTCGAAGCGATCCGCGACGAACGCGGCTGGTCCCAGCGGGAGTTGCTCACCGAACTCGAGCACCGAGAGCGGTTCCTCGAGTACCTCCGGGAGAACGACATCGCCGACTACCGACGGTTCACCGCGCTCGTCAACGAGTACTACACCGACAGGGACAGCGTGCTGGAGGCGATCGACGCGGACGAGTCGGACGACCGGGACGGCGACCGTCGCGTCGCGAGCGGTCGGCGCGCTCGAACCGACGATGCGCCGTCGAACCGGAACGCGGGGCATATCCGGGACGGCGACGGCGCGGCGACCGAAAGGAGCAGCGACGGCGCGGCGACCGGCGGGAACGGCGACGGCACGCTCGAGACGGGGTGA
- a CDS encoding class I SAM-dependent methyltransferase, translated as MERRAAVRDTYDRIASHFASTREYAWPEVETFVGESVDESDGVGLDLGCGNCRHAELLAGAGLEPVVGLDVSRGLLETGRERAADREFDVALCQGDAATLPIADGCVDVAVYVATLHHLPTADARRASLDELARVLAPEGRALVSAWSTAHDRFDETEGFDTTIEWTLPGGETVDRFYHIYAPDEFERDLAASDLDVLEWELSSGNCYAEVTPAER; from the coding sequence ATGGAACGTCGGGCGGCCGTCCGCGACACGTACGATCGGATCGCGAGCCACTTCGCCTCGACGCGAGAGTACGCCTGGCCCGAGGTCGAGACCTTCGTGGGAGAGTCGGTCGACGAGAGCGACGGCGTCGGACTCGATCTCGGCTGCGGAAACTGCCGGCACGCGGAGTTGCTCGCCGGGGCCGGCCTCGAGCCCGTCGTCGGCCTCGACGTCAGCCGCGGCCTGCTGGAGACGGGCCGCGAGCGGGCCGCCGATCGCGAGTTCGACGTCGCACTCTGCCAGGGCGACGCCGCGACGCTCCCGATCGCCGACGGCTGCGTCGACGTAGCCGTCTACGTCGCGACGCTTCACCACCTGCCGACGGCCGACGCGCGCCGGGCGAGCCTCGACGAACTCGCCCGCGTGCTCGCTCCGGAGGGGCGCGCTCTCGTCAGCGCGTGGTCGACCGCCCACGATCGGTTCGACGAGACCGAGGGGTTCGACACCACGATCGAGTGGACCCTCCCCGGCGGCGAGACGGTCGATCGGTTCTACCACATCTACGCCCCCGACGAGTTCGAGCGCGATCTCGCGGCGAGCGACCTCGACGTGCTCGAGTGGGAGCTTTCGAGCGGGAACTGCTACGCCGAAGTCACTCCCGCCGAGCGCTAA
- a CDS encoding carboxymuconolactone decarboxylase family protein, whose amino-acid sequence MSATGRSPGDFQKKTFTIRSLATGIVRFVHNVPRLVRAKRADRVSDQFAEKIMLAVTAVNDCQYCTRYHTDLARETGVDGETIARILENDVDAAVDDTELPALLFAQQYAETDEKPGREAVMALRDAYGRETAADVLAFVRAIYFGNLLGNTYDGVRFALARRAKAGRRGLQDAASRIGRAVERLRERCPV is encoded by the coding sequence ATGAGCGCTACAGGGAGATCTCCAGGCGACTTCCAGAAGAAAACCTTCACGATCCGATCGTTGGCCACCGGTATTGTTCGATTCGTGCATAACGTCCCACGACTCGTGCGGGCAAAGCGTGCCGACAGAGTCAGCGATCAGTTCGCGGAGAAGATCATGCTCGCGGTCACGGCGGTCAACGACTGCCAGTACTGTACCCGGTATCACACCGATCTCGCACGGGAGACCGGCGTCGACGGGGAGACGATCGCCCGGATCCTTGAGAACGACGTCGACGCGGCCGTCGACGACACCGAACTGCCCGCGCTCCTGTTCGCACAGCAGTACGCGGAAACGGACGAGAAGCCGGGCCGGGAGGCAGTGATGGCGTTGCGAGACGCCTACGGCCGCGAGACGGCGGCCGACGTCCTCGCGTTCGTCCGCGCGATCTACTTCGGAAACCTGCTCGGCAACACCTACGACGGGGTCCGGTTCGCGCTCGCCCGGCGCGCGAAAGCGGGACGGCGGGGTCTGCAGGACGCGGCGTCGCGCATCGGCCGTGCCGTCGAACGACTCCGCGAGCGGTGTCCGGTCTGA
- a CDS encoding DICT sensory domain-containing protein — MTLSDVFDRLEHPRRTITVYASTPQPDVTAQFEPRGVTVRHCSLPEETTQGFLVIRDADGFAGAIGLEEARDFLEPPVYRPWDEAFVDAQYRTLLEVLDATLWHSLDRRQLLATTREIEDRAWRVGRGTLRVGFQRLSAMRAQLPVYARMADETALGIHVYGSDDWNPPTLPGVTIHTDPSDELAQFWFLAFDGGPDDRQACGLLAEERDSGSFAGFWTYDADLVDEIATRARETAD, encoded by the coding sequence ATGACTCTCTCCGACGTGTTCGACCGACTGGAACACCCTCGCCGGACGATCACCGTGTACGCGAGCACGCCGCAACCGGACGTCACGGCACAGTTCGAACCGAGAGGGGTCACGGTCCGCCACTGCTCGCTCCCCGAGGAGACGACCCAGGGATTTCTCGTTATCAGGGACGCGGACGGGTTCGCCGGTGCGATCGGCCTCGAGGAAGCCCGCGACTTCCTCGAACCCCCAGTCTACCGGCCCTGGGACGAGGCGTTCGTCGACGCCCAGTACCGGACGCTACTCGAGGTCCTCGACGCGACGCTGTGGCACTCGCTCGATCGCCGACAGCTGCTGGCGACGACCCGGGAAATCGAGGACCGGGCGTGGCGAGTCGGCCGCGGGACCTTGCGGGTCGGGTTCCAGCGCCTCTCCGCGATGCGGGCACAGCTTCCGGTGTACGCACGGATGGCCGACGAAACGGCGCTCGGGATCCACGTCTACGGCAGCGACGACTGGAACCCGCCGACACTGCCCGGCGTGACGATCCACACCGACCCGAGCGACGAACTCGCGCAGTTCTGGTTCCTCGCGTTCGACGGCGGTCCGGACGATCGGCAGGCCTGCGGGTTGCTCGCCGAGGAGCGCGATTCCGGTTCGTTCGCCGGGTTCTGGACCTACGACGCCGATCTCGTCGACGAGATCGCAACCCGGGCTCGCGAGACCGCCGACTGA
- a CDS encoding DUF5793 family protein, which produces MRREHFTLDVSNVDWVETDGQPKKPAVSIDFTGPATELRERLTGPDGDVLDAAETDAALRLQEPLGNDTAGVVSVTNRITGEYVLELNEEAEDVLRFIRAARGYGEEATDEEGRYEVEITLDGEPFVTFDKKMFLVYDDDGNLLRQHSLIPGGVEL; this is translated from the coding sequence ATGAGGCGCGAGCACTTCACGTTAGACGTCAGCAATGTCGACTGGGTCGAAACCGACGGCCAACCGAAAAAGCCCGCGGTATCGATCGATTTCACCGGCCCAGCGACGGAACTTCGCGAGCGCCTTACTGGTCCCGACGGAGACGTTCTCGACGCTGCCGAAACCGATGCGGCCCTTCGCCTGCAGGAACCGCTCGGGAACGACACTGCGGGAGTAGTGAGCGTGACCAACCGGATCACCGGCGAGTACGTCCTCGAACTGAACGAGGAGGCGGAAGACGTGCTCCGGTTCATCCGTGCGGCCCGCGGCTACGGCGAAGAGGCGACGGACGAGGAGGGACGGTACGAGGTCGAGATCACGCTGGACGGCGAACCGTTCGTCACCTTCGACAAGAAGATGTTTCTCGTCTACGACGACGACGGCAATCTCCTGCGCCAGCACAGTCTCATCCCTGGCGGCGTCGAACTGTAG
- a CDS encoding GNAT family N-acetyltransferase, with translation MEYELLGWPPDGPKLRLDHERFSYAGKFVMTNTGKAVARDDDQADEPVVAAVAFNEDRTDPDTLWLRYVTVAHDRRGEGIGPELLGRVRDRALERGYDRLRIAVNNPFAYEALYRTGFEYTGEQTGIAELVLAYEPGQGPPSRGRYQAGLDEFRDRDLSAEEETFLDSRRHSEPPAIESHDG, from the coding sequence GTGGAGTACGAGCTACTGGGGTGGCCGCCGGACGGGCCGAAACTGCGACTCGATCACGAGCGGTTCAGCTACGCCGGCAAGTTCGTGATGACGAACACGGGGAAGGCCGTCGCGCGGGACGACGACCAGGCCGACGAGCCGGTCGTCGCCGCCGTCGCGTTCAACGAGGACCGTACCGACCCCGACACCCTGTGGCTCCGATACGTCACGGTCGCGCACGATCGCCGAGGCGAGGGAATCGGGCCAGAGCTACTCGGCAGGGTTCGCGATCGGGCCCTCGAGCGGGGCTACGATCGGCTCCGGATCGCCGTCAACAACCCGTTCGCCTACGAGGCCCTGTATCGAACGGGATTCGAGTACACCGGGGAGCAGACGGGGATCGCCGAACTCGTTCTCGCGTACGAACCGGGCCAGGGACCGCCGAGCCGCGGGCGCTACCAGGCCGGCCTCGACGAGTTCCGCGATCGGGATCTCTCCGCCGAGGAGGAGACGTTTCTCGACTCGCGACGTCACAGTGAGCCACCGGCGATCGAGTCACACGACGGATGA
- a CDS encoding type II secretion system F family protein produces MALSNFVPLVIALLCCSPLVVARVSDRVDRVLTRAAVQVFGGYVDEFRSEHPHRQSALRAAHFPTTYREYGARTLLYAGLLGVAGAIFGIYVIWAGLLVLAIDPETMREALPSALSVLANLGGVPALSLAELFVLLLGSCLTLGAIAGGGTYWLRWWYPTYAADARARRIESGLPSTVAFIYALSRSGMEFPKVIRIVAAQRGTYGATAAEFEVAVRNMDTFGMDVISAVQEMGRRSPSPQFREFSENLVSVLQSGHSLSDFLERQYHDYQEESESQQEQMLELLATLAEAYVTVLVAGPLFLITILVIIGIAVGDTLDPLQVLIYLILPFGNLAFVIYLSMITDSIDPGQATDDESTPQTPTSAVPTAAATDGGVSHARQRENVDRLRYYRLLDGVRDRIGDPLRTFLDRPGLTLVVTVPIALAAVLSRLPAAVAGAGFDVTAIDDVVALCLLFVLAVFAGFYERHRRRIDAIEAAIPDLLDRLASVNEAGMPMISAVDHIRDSDLGPLGRELDRVWADVQWGADIQTALRRFGRRVRTRSTSRVVTLLTEAMNASGNLATVLRIAARQAAADRRLKRERRQAMVEYTIVVYVSFLVFLFIITVLGAYLLPNLPAETVETASGAGGDIDGLGGLSEGETAAYSTLFYHATLIQGLLSGLIAGQLSTGDVRAGAKHAVVLVGLSVLLFAVVV; encoded by the coding sequence GTGGCGCTCTCGAACTTCGTCCCGCTGGTGATCGCACTTCTGTGCTGTTCCCCGCTCGTCGTCGCGAGGGTCAGCGACCGGGTCGATCGCGTCCTCACGCGGGCGGCAGTGCAGGTGTTCGGGGGCTACGTCGACGAGTTCCGGAGCGAACACCCCCACCGCCAGTCCGCCCTCCGGGCTGCCCACTTCCCGACGACCTACCGGGAGTACGGCGCCCGGACGTTGCTGTACGCCGGGCTACTCGGCGTCGCCGGCGCGATCTTCGGCATCTACGTCATCTGGGCCGGCCTGCTCGTGCTCGCGATCGATCCCGAGACCATGCGCGAAGCGCTGCCGAGCGCGCTCTCCGTCCTCGCGAACCTCGGGGGCGTGCCGGCGCTGTCGCTCGCCGAACTGTTCGTCCTGTTGCTTGGGTCCTGTCTCACGCTCGGCGCGATCGCCGGCGGCGGCACGTACTGGCTCCGGTGGTGGTACCCGACCTACGCCGCCGACGCCCGTGCCAGACGGATCGAATCGGGACTCCCGTCGACGGTCGCGTTCATCTACGCCCTCTCGCGAAGCGGGATGGAGTTCCCGAAGGTGATCCGGATCGTCGCCGCACAGCGTGGCACCTACGGGGCGACGGCCGCGGAGTTCGAGGTCGCGGTCCGGAACATGGACACCTTCGGCATGGACGTCATCTCCGCCGTCCAGGAGATGGGGCGGCGCAGTCCGAGCCCCCAGTTTCGCGAGTTCTCCGAGAACCTCGTCAGCGTCCTCCAGAGCGGTCACAGCCTCTCTGACTTTCTCGAGCGCCAGTACCACGACTACCAGGAGGAGTCCGAGTCCCAGCAAGAGCAGATGCTCGAGTTGCTCGCCACGCTCGCCGAGGCCTACGTGACGGTACTCGTCGCGGGTCCGCTCTTCCTGATCACCATCCTGGTGATCATCGGAATCGCGGTCGGTGACACGCTCGATCCGCTCCAGGTCCTGATCTACCTGATCCTCCCCTTCGGGAACCTCGCGTTCGTAATCTACCTGAGTATGATCACCGACTCGATCGATCCGGGGCAGGCGACCGACGACGAGTCGACCCCTCAGACCCCGACGAGCGCCGTCCCGACGGCGGCCGCGACCGACGGCGGCGTCTCACACGCCCGCCAGCGAGAGAACGTCGATCGCCTCCGCTACTACCGGTTGCTCGACGGGGTTCGCGATCGGATCGGGGACCCGCTCCGAACGTTTCTCGATCGACCCGGCCTGACGCTCGTCGTCACCGTGCCGATCGCGCTCGCGGCGGTTCTCTCCCGGCTTCCCGCCGCGGTCGCCGGGGCCGGGTTCGACGTGACGGCCATCGACGACGTCGTCGCGCTCTGCCTCCTGTTCGTCCTCGCGGTGTTCGCCGGCTTCTACGAACGCCACCGTCGTCGGATCGACGCCATCGAAGCCGCGATTCCCGACCTGCTCGATCGACTCGCCAGCGTCAACGAGGCCGGGATGCCGATGATCTCGGCGGTCGACCACATCCGGGACTCCGACCTGGGGCCGCTCGGGCGCGAACTCGATCGGGTCTGGGCCGACGTCCAGTGGGGTGCCGACATCCAGACGGCGCTCCGCCGCTTCGGACGACGCGTCCGCACGCGCTCGACGTCCCGCGTTGTCACGCTGCTCACCGAGGCGATGAACGCGAGCGGGAACCTCGCGACGGTGCTCCGGATCGCGGCCCGCCAGGCGGCGGCCGATCGGCGACTCAAACGCGAGCGCCGGCAGGCGATGGTCGAGTACACGATCGTCGTCTACGTCTCGTTTCTGGTCTTCCTGTTTATCATCACCGTACTGGGCGCCTATCTCCTGCCGAACCTTCCGGCGGAAACGGTCGAGACGGCGAGCGGTGCCGGCGGCGATATTGATGGACTGGGCGGCCTCTCCGAGGGCGAAACCGCCGCCTACAGCACGCTGTTCTACCACGCCACGCTCATTCAGGGGCTGCTCTCCGGGCTGATCGCCGGCCAGTTGAGTACCGGCGACGTCCGGGCCGGCGCGAAACACGCGGTCGTGCTCGTCGGCCTCTCGGTCCTCCTGTTCGCCGTCGTCGTGTGA
- a CDS encoding DUF7344 domain-containing protein: protein MSGKDGAGEADPDRATIDHGFVALRNQERRYALYFLLEQETASVAELADVVVGWMGASTNGMATRRERDRAYRTLVHQHVPVLVEFGIVDYDGGTKTVSMTPCPDAIREFVHLACLAETGA from the coding sequence ATGAGTGGCAAAGATGGGGCCGGGGAGGCGGACCCCGACCGGGCGACGATCGACCACGGGTTCGTCGCCCTCCGGAACCAGGAGCGGCGGTACGCGCTCTACTTCCTGCTGGAACAGGAGACCGCCTCGGTCGCGGAACTCGCCGACGTCGTCGTCGGCTGGATGGGGGCGTCGACCAACGGCATGGCGACGCGCCGGGAGCGCGATCGGGCGTACCGGACGCTGGTCCACCAGCACGTACCGGTCCTGGTCGAGTTCGGAATCGTCGACTACGACGGCGGAACGAAGACAGTCTCGATGACGCCCTGCCCTGACGCGATCCGCGAGTTCGTTCACCTGGCCTGTCTCGCCGAAACCGGAGCGTAA
- a CDS encoding ABC transporter ATP-binding protein, which produces MANGQLLTTATDETSPEPTKAASTADDVVLELDDVAKQYGSEAVISDLSLTVRDGEILTLLGPSGCGKTTTLRLIAGLEEPNAGRIRLQNDSVAGNGRFVPPEDRGVGVVFQEFALFPHLTARENVAFGLQDWDESARDARVDDLLDLVGLADHGENYPDELSGGQQQRIALARSLAPEPEMLLLDEPFSNLDVDLRVEMREEVRRIIKEAGVTAISVTHDQEEALSISDRVAVMNEGRIEQVDTPEQVFQQPESRFVAGFLGHASFLSGAVQGDHVDTALGRVLRDNVNGLAQEYDGTDIDLLVRPDDVTAFPADETGEEADGTVVYRRYLGPTVLYRVELDTGETIECMHNHSDRIDLDERVRVRVTADHELAWFPAGQRNRAPSVAAD; this is translated from the coding sequence ATGGCAAACGGACAACTGCTCACGACGGCGACCGACGAAACGTCTCCAGAACCCACGAAAGCGGCGTCCACGGCGGACGACGTAGTTCTCGAACTGGACGACGTCGCCAAACAGTACGGGAGCGAAGCCGTCATCTCGGACCTCTCGCTGACCGTCCGGGACGGCGAGATTCTCACGCTGCTCGGTCCCTCCGGGTGCGGCAAGACCACGACGCTCCGACTCATCGCCGGCCTCGAGGAACCTAACGCCGGCCGAATTCGACTCCAGAACGATTCCGTCGCGGGGAACGGGCGGTTCGTCCCGCCCGAGGACCGCGGTGTCGGCGTCGTCTTTCAGGAGTTCGCGCTCTTCCCTCACCTCACCGCCCGCGAGAACGTCGCGTTCGGCCTTCAGGACTGGGACGAGTCCGCCCGCGACGCCCGGGTCGACGACCTCCTCGACCTCGTCGGCCTCGCGGACCACGGCGAGAACTACCCCGACGAACTCTCCGGCGGCCAGCAACAGCGGATCGCCCTCGCCCGATCGCTCGCGCCGGAACCGGAGATGCTCCTGCTCGACGAACCGTTCTCGAACTTAGACGTCGACCTGCGCGTCGAGATGCGCGAGGAAGTCCGCCGGATCATCAAGGAGGCGGGCGTCACCGCCATCTCCGTCACGCACGACCAGGAGGAGGCGCTGTCGATCTCCGATCGGGTCGCCGTAATGAACGAGGGGCGGATCGAACAGGTCGACACGCCGGAACAGGTGTTCCAGCAGCCGGAGTCGCGGTTCGTCGCGGGCTTTCTCGGCCACGCGAGTTTCCTCTCCGGCGCGGTCCAGGGCGACCACGTCGACACCGCGCTCGGGCGGGTCCTCCGCGACAACGTCAACGGCCTCGCCCAGGAGTACGACGGCACCGACATCGATCTCCTGGTTCGGCCGGACGACGTGACGGCCTTCCCCGCCGACGAGACGGGCGAGGAGGCGGACGGAACCGTCGTCTACCGCCGATACCTGGGTCCGACCGTCCTCTACCGGGTCGAACTCGACACCGGCGAGACGATCGAGTGCATGCACAACCACTCCGATCGGATCGACCTCGACGAGCGGGTCCGCGTTCGCGTCACCGCGG